From Thermodesulfovibrionales bacterium:
TTTTTGTTATCCGTTATACACTCTAAATAAATTCAGAAAGGGGGTGGATAATATGAAAAAAGGCATTTCTATTTTCGGCGTATTATTAATGGGTCTATTGTTTGCCTGTGCACCGAGGACAGCAATCCAGCAGGAGATGGCTCCTCTTAATGAAAAGGTTGGAGCACTTGAACAGAGATTGAATGATCTTGAGCAGAGGATTAATGGTCTTGAAGGAAGGATTAAGGCCCTTGAAGGCAAGGTCAGCAATCTTGAAAAAGATGTTCAGGCTGCAAGGGCTGAAGCCGCTGCTGCAAAAGCTGCCGCAGATGAGGCTGTAAAGGCATCCAAAGCATCTGCTGAGAAGGCAGAAGCTGCTGCAAAGAGGGCTGAAGAAGCTGCAAAGAAGGCAGAAGCCCTTACAGAGAAGGCAGAGCAGGCAGCAAAGAAAGCCCAGAAGGCTTTTGAATTACAGCAGAAGAAGTAATGATTTAAAAGTCTAGATTGGGGTTTGAGATCTTTCTCAAATCCCAATCTAATTTTATTAATGCACGATAGCTCTCTCATAGCTCTTATTTTTTGGAGGTGATTGTTCTTCAGTAAGCCTACCGATTTTAACAGGAATTCCGTCCTTTCTCTTTATTACTTCATACAATCTATCAAGTTCAATATAAGAGATTAGATTTTTTTTAACAAGCATCCTGATCGCCTCATCATAATAATTCATGTCACCTGAGATCGGGTCCTTATGGATTTCTATATAAATTTCTTTTTCTTTTATTCCTATCTTTATAGGTTCCCTCACTATAAAAACC
This genomic window contains:
- a CDS encoding alanine-zipper protein codes for the protein MKKGISIFGVLLMGLLFACAPRTAIQQEMAPLNEKVGALEQRLNDLEQRINGLEGRIKALEGKVSNLEKDVQAARAEAAAAKAAADEAVKASKASAEKAEAAAKRAEEAAKKAEALTEKAEQAAKKAQKAFELQQKK